The Cucumis melo cultivar AY chromosome 9, USDA_Cmelo_AY_1.0, whole genome shotgun sequence genome includes the window agggtctatggtatagggataaggttgggtaccttatcttggtaacattatggatacaacttactttgtatttgatacaaacgcaatgatccaacgcgttggtgtaggtgacatgcgagtgagggtatcttatgcaatgagtttgcataagaccggaccacaaaatagtagccactagatgtaactccgttaactagttaggtttctatttcattatataattattgaaaagTTGTACGTACATCAAAGTTCAAACTACCATATTGATCCAAGTTGTAAGGAGGTGGTAGGCCTTTAATTCTATGCTTTTCATGAAGAAATGAATACAATTTgcttaattatttaattatatgagtcgaaactttttatattttaatcatgtttgatttgaatatatatatatatatatatatatatatatatatatatatatatatatatatatatatatatatatatatataatttgtttgATTATTATCGATTTGGGTTCAAAATTTTAGGTTacaaaaatttttaaaataaaataaaagtaatagTGGAATGCATTTCTCGGTGTCGGGAAAGTCTCTCCCGACGCATTTCACAATCCCGATAGGCATTTATTCATCGCATTTCTTGTAGTGTCCATAAGATCAATTAACTATATTTTGTGGAAATAAACTAAACGTGAACAAAGCttacaaaaagaagaaatgtcTAGGAGAGAAAATCGCTATCGAAAAATGTTCGTAAAAGCAATTCGAAGAAGTGGGGTATTTATAGACTATTTGTGGTCATTCGAATAGTCTCATCTCTTCTTCAAAttggttattttaaaaaagagatGTTCATTCATCAAACAATGCAACTCTTTATACAAATGGTCACATGCTATTTATTTCAATAAAATTAAGGATAATTTACCACACCTAATATTCATATATGGTAACAAAATTGATGACAACTCTTTTTAACAactatgaaataaaaaaaatatattaacagGAGCAAAACAGACAAGATATTTCCCTATATCTAGGCGATATGTATTAATAAGATCACGAATTTCACATGGAAATAATTGTATTTCTAGAATTTTAAACCAATGATATGAAAATACAATTGTTTCCTACgtcatttgcaaaaatagcaacaaaaaaaattatgataataagaTATATGTCACTACATTatttaaattgcaaaaatagcaaatttaaaaacGGATAATCCTTTGATAGTCCTTTGTTAGACCTCCGATAAATCTTTGATCACCATCcgatatcattaattacttgtcatattcgTAATATACAAAAAAGTAAGTGCTAtgaactattttttttctaactttttttgtcatatgatgcaatttcttttgtttcttttccattctaatttgtttatttattattgttgttgttattattattattattatttgcttTTAACTTTTGTTATGGTCAAACAAGATGAATAATATACGAGTGTTGTTAGATTAACCCAATAAAAATCAAGGGATTGAATACCTAATACATTGGTTCAAGTTGCCTAATCCTACGTGTCTAGGGATATATGTAAAATGTCCTAAAGTGAAAGTCAAAtgtttagaagagaaaaattgttttgaatttgttaaaTAACTTTTTGAACCGAACTTTAGAGGTAAAATagacaataaacatatataataaAGACTTTTTGATTACTACGACTTAAAgattaaaaaatttgaaagttaaaataggtaaccaaaattgaaaaattaaaaataagtgAGGATGGatatttgtgttttgttttAGGTTTGATTTGGTGTGGTTTAGTTAATTGCGTTGgatgataaataaataaataaagagttCCGGAACAAGTAAtcaattttgttttagaaaaagaaaagtagtaAAAGAATTAAATTTGGGTTGAATTTTCTAGAACCATCTAAAGAACGTTTGGACAATATTGACATCCTCGTGTCAATTTCTTATAGgttgtttaatttttatttagagCTGTTTTAGTATAACGTACACATTCCATGTGCTCATTGGATTTTGAAAAATCCAACCAATTGTATGAAGTCAAATTTATCCGGTCAAAAGGATgataattaaatgaaaatttcgGGGAGTTAAAAAGGTTTAATTTTGGGGAGTTAAAAAGGTTTAATTTGTGCTcctttcttaaaaagaaaaaaaatagtaaaatatataCGATATCAAATTATTAGTCTATTGATTTTAGATATgagattttattatatattgGTTTTTATGCAAATTCGTGTAAAGAATTTAAATTTATACTGAATTCTTATGAAGATATGACATTAAAATATCTAAAATTgaatatataaattatagttgtccaatcatttaaatatataactcatacggtCAATTTATAAATCCATTAACAAAACCTGAATGGAAGATACAAAAATACTCATATATTTTGATAGTCGGTGAATGGaatcaataaaactaataaGAATAATTAATATGTACAAACTATATGGtatatgttttttttcaaaataaaaggaaaagaaaaagaaaaagaaaaagtatataGTATGTCTATACATCCCCAGAGgaaaacaaaaggaaagaagaatCATTATAAGGAATATGACGAGGGTAGCGTAATTTGGTAGGCACCGAGAAACATAGATGCCTACACCTAATGAAAAATTGAATCGtcaaaaaaagaattgaaaattaaaataaaaaatcaataaataaccACAAAGCAAAACCATATTTATCTATCTCATCAAGAAAAGTTCAACGGCTGCGATTAAAAGTGGGCTCCACCAGAACCCCAACAGCCTGTGAGCAGCTCCGTTTCTTGACATATCTCTCTCTTGTACGGACGGTGTCATACTACTCGACGGTGGCGACAGGTTCCCGTTGGGGTTTCCGCCATACAGTTCTTGAATTCCATTGATATCGTCGGCAGCCAGATCCACCTTCCTCGTCCTCGAAGTGATTGTCGGAAACATAATGGATTCCTCAACTGAGGAGTGACCAAGCCCTAACAAATGCCCAATCTCATGAACCGCCACCGATTCCAAATCGATCGCTGCCAGAGGAGCCGATCTCAAGTCACCGGAAACCACCCAACTCTCATCCCCATCCAAATGAAAATGCCCACTCGGAGGTGAAAACGCGTGAGCCAAAGTCCCTAAAACGCCATCGAACGGCTCCCCATCGCCGTGATCCCCAGCGTAGAATCCAATCCGGATATCTGCCGTCCGAAACGATTCTACAGCCGAGAATGTCAAAGGCGTAACAGCCGCCCAACGAGCAAACGCCCTAGCAAAAACCGCTTTAACCTCGTTGGAAAGAGGATTCTCGGGCGCAAAAGCGTAGGTCAAATCACGACGGTGGGCAGGCCAGATGGGGCGGCCGGGGAAGAAAGTGTAATGAGAAACAGAGTGAAAATGGGGGGAATGTCGTCCGGAATTCATAGAAGTGGAATTATTGATTATATCGGGGATTCCGCATCGGGGAAGCTGAATCTGAGCGAGAGTTTGGTCGTCGAGAAGGCCAGTGGCGTTAAGATTGAAATTGGTTTGGTAAGTTTTAAGGGCAGATTgaaggagaggatcaaagagGTCGGTGAAATTAGGAGAAGGGGGAATGTAGCCAAAGTGATTGAGGTAAGTTTTGAGATTAGAGAGGCCATTGAGGCGATCACCAGGGCGGCAGCCTTTGAGTTTCTTGAATTGGTCCCAGGCACAAGTGGTTTTGTTAAGCCAAGATGGGATTGAAGAGACGTTGGGGAAGATATCGGCGGAGATGGGATTGAGAAAGACCAATAGAGAGAGTGAAGTAATAAGGAGGAATTTCATTTTGGTTTGTTGAGGGATTTGGGGGGAAGAGTGGAGGTGATTTGGGATTATTGTTATTTAGAAGGATGAGGAAATAGGGGCGGCCAACGACTTCCAGCAGATTCATGTTCTGTGTAACTTCTCTTGTTATTTTAAACTTTGGAATGGGGTTTTGGTTGGTTTAGTTTGTTTGATTATTGACTTTGCGTGTTGAAAATGCTATTTTGCCTTTTCAAACTTGACTGCATCTACGGAACTATGTATATAATAGCAAAACTCCAACATAAATGCGATTCTAGGAGGGAGCGCGTGTGGTCATGATGACCATA containing:
- the LOC103503333 gene encoding metalloendoproteinase 2-MMP; translated protein: MKFLLITSLSLLVFLNPISADIFPNVSSIPSWLNKTTCAWDQFKKLKGCRPGDRLNGLSNLKTYLNHFGYIPPSPNFTDLFDPLLQSALKTYQTNFNLNATGLLDDQTLAQIQLPRCGIPDIINNSTSMNSGRHSPHFHSVSHYTFFPGRPIWPAHRRDLTYAFAPENPLSNEVKAVFARAFARWAAVTPLTFSAVESFRTADIRIGFYAGDHGDGEPFDGVLGTLAHAFSPPSGHFHLDGDESWVVSGDLRSAPLAAIDLESVAVHEIGHLLGLGHSSVEESIMFPTITSRTRKVDLAADDINGIQELYGGNPNGNLSPPSSSMTPSVQERDMSRNGAAHRLLGFWWSPLLIAAVELFLMR